One genomic window of Nakamurella panacisegetis includes the following:
- a CDS encoding DUF4245 domain-containing protein, whose product MADRRNKTVRDMTISMGVIVVAVLAFVLLEGGFSFSPGKATGGHIIATDVVGDFGTAGRVAGFTVTVPKGIPATWQGSSFSITDPPGTPEAPPTVRGGWQTPSGSYITLIESSGEPTAVLTAELQGADGSTTGSVTAGGAVWTISPGVRHEVAWSRTEKSVTFLITGSATTAEFQQLAAAVAG is encoded by the coding sequence GTGGCTGATCGCAGGAACAAGACCGTCCGGGACATGACCATCTCGATGGGCGTCATCGTGGTGGCGGTACTGGCGTTCGTCCTGCTGGAGGGCGGGTTCAGTTTCTCGCCGGGCAAGGCGACGGGCGGGCACATCATCGCCACCGACGTCGTCGGCGACTTCGGCACCGCCGGTCGGGTCGCTGGGTTCACCGTCACGGTTCCGAAGGGGATCCCGGCCACCTGGCAGGGCAGTTCGTTCTCGATCACCGATCCGCCCGGTACCCCGGAGGCGCCGCCCACCGTGCGCGGCGGGTGGCAGACCCCGAGCGGCTCGTACATCACGCTGATCGAATCCTCCGGCGAACCGACCGCGGTGCTGACGGCCGAGCTGCAGGGCGCCGATGGCTCGACCACAGGATCGGTGACGGCGGGCGGCGCGGTCTGGACGATCAGTCCCGGGGTTCGTCACGAGGTGGCCTGGTCGCGGACCGAGAAGTCGGTGACCTTCCTGATCACCGGCAGCGCGACCACGGCGGAGTTCCAGCAGCTGGCGGCGGCCGTCGCGGGTTGA
- a CDS encoding class II fumarate hydratase, with protein sequence MAEHNGAFPSANGTAPTDSPTAPSTDGAFRIEHDTMGEVRVPAAARYQAQTQRAVENFPISGRGLERGQIRALALIKAAAAAVNAELGVVDAEVAAAIGAAAERVASGEFDADFPIDVFQTGSGTSSNMNTNEVLATLATESLGRRVHPNDHVNASQSSNDVFPTSIHVAATEGVVVDLVPALQHLAAALEDKSAEWATVVKSGRTHLMDATPVTLGQEFGGYAAQIRGGVARLQSSLPRLAELPLGGTAVGTGINTPPGFSPAVIAKLADATGLPFTEARNHFEAQGACDRLVETSGQLRSVAVALVKICNDIRWMGSGPRAGLAEIHLPDLQPGSSIMPGKVNPVLPEAAAMVAAQVIGNDATVAFAGTTGSFELNVMLPVIARNLLESIRLLAAVTRLLADRCISGIVADEERCRVYAESSPSIVTPLNKYIGYEEAASVAKQALKESKTIKAVVTERGHVENGKLTAEQLDAALDVLSMTHP encoded by the coding sequence ATGGCAGAACACAATGGCGCGTTCCCCAGTGCGAACGGCACCGCCCCCACCGACAGCCCGACCGCCCCGTCCACCGACGGCGCGTTCCGGATCGAACACGACACCATGGGTGAGGTCCGGGTTCCGGCAGCCGCGCGCTACCAGGCGCAGACCCAGCGAGCGGTGGAGAACTTTCCGATCTCCGGCCGCGGGCTGGAGCGCGGCCAGATCAGGGCCCTGGCCCTGATCAAGGCAGCGGCGGCTGCGGTGAACGCCGAACTGGGTGTGGTCGACGCCGAGGTCGCCGCCGCCATCGGAGCGGCCGCCGAGCGGGTTGCGTCCGGCGAATTCGACGCCGACTTCCCGATCGATGTCTTCCAGACCGGCTCCGGGACCAGCTCGAACATGAACACCAACGAGGTGCTGGCCACCCTGGCCACCGAGTCGCTGGGCCGCCGGGTCCACCCCAACGACCACGTCAACGCCTCCCAGTCGTCCAACGACGTCTTCCCCACCTCCATCCACGTGGCCGCCACCGAAGGGGTCGTGGTCGACCTGGTCCCGGCCCTGCAGCATCTGGCCGCCGCCCTGGAGGACAAGTCGGCGGAATGGGCCACCGTCGTGAAATCGGGCCGGACCCACTTGATGGACGCCACCCCGGTCACCCTCGGCCAGGAGTTCGGCGGGTACGCGGCTCAGATCCGCGGCGGCGTCGCGCGTCTGCAGTCCAGCCTGCCGCGACTGGCCGAACTGCCGCTCGGTGGCACCGCCGTCGGTACCGGCATCAACACCCCGCCCGGCTTCTCGCCCGCCGTGATCGCCAAGCTGGCCGATGCCACTGGGCTGCCGTTCACCGAGGCGCGCAACCACTTCGAGGCTCAGGGAGCCTGCGACCGGCTGGTCGAGACGTCCGGACAGCTGCGGAGCGTCGCGGTGGCCCTGGTCAAGATCTGCAACGACATCCGCTGGATGGGCTCTGGCCCGCGGGCCGGTCTGGCCGAGATCCATCTGCCCGACCTACAGCCGGGCAGCTCGATCATGCCGGGCAAGGTGAACCCGGTGCTGCCGGAAGCGGCCGCGATGGTGGCCGCCCAGGTGATCGGCAACGATGCCACGGTCGCGTTCGCCGGCACCACGGGGTCGTTCGAGCTCAACGTGATGCTTCCGGTGATCGCCCGCAATCTGCTGGAGTCCATCCGGCTGCTGGCCGCGGTCACCCGCCTGCTGGCCGACCGCTGCATCTCCGGCATCGTCGCCGATGAGGAGCGGTGCCGCGTCTACGCCGAGTCGTCCCCGTCGATCGTGACGCCGCTGAACAAGTACATCGGCTACGAGGAAGCGGCATCGGTCGCCAAGCAGGCGCTCAAGGAGAGCAAGACCATCAAGGCCGTCGTCACCGAGCGTGGGCACGTCGAGAACGGCAAGCTGACCGCCGAGCAGCTCGACGCCGCTCTGGACGTCCTCTCGATGACGCACCCGTAG
- a CDS encoding PhoH family protein — MIDTSVLLSDPWALTKFAEHEVVLPLVVIGELEAKRHHPELGYFARQALRMLDDLRIEHGRLDAPIPVGQDDSGGTMHVELNHTDPRLLPAGFRNESNDSRILACALNLAAEGKNVTLVSKDMPLRVKASAVGLTADEYRAQDVVSSGWTGMAEIEVGTEQVDTLFHTGLIDSDVARDLPCHTGVKLITPTGSALGRVTSGKQIRLVRGEKEAFGLRGRSAEQRIALDLLMDDEVGIVSLGGRAGTGKSALALCAGLDLVMERRAHRKVVVFRPLYAVGGQELGYLPGSENDKMQPWAQAVFDTLSAIASPAVVEEVIARGMLEVLPLTHIRGRSLHDSFVIVDEAQSLERNVLLTVLSRLGSNSRVVLTHDVAQRDNLLVGRHDGIAAVIEALKGHPLFAHVTLTRSERSPIAALVTELLEFPELA; from the coding sequence GTGATCGACACGTCGGTCCTGCTCTCCGATCCGTGGGCGCTCACGAAGTTCGCCGAACACGAGGTGGTACTGCCGCTGGTGGTGATCGGGGAACTCGAGGCCAAGCGGCACCACCCGGAGTTGGGGTACTTCGCCCGTCAGGCCCTGCGCATGCTCGACGACCTGCGCATCGAGCACGGCCGATTGGACGCGCCGATCCCGGTCGGTCAGGACGATTCCGGCGGCACGATGCACGTCGAGTTGAACCACACCGATCCGCGGTTGCTGCCGGCCGGCTTCCGCAACGAGAGCAACGACTCCCGCATCCTGGCCTGCGCCCTCAATCTGGCCGCCGAGGGCAAGAACGTCACCCTGGTGTCCAAGGACATGCCGTTGCGGGTGAAGGCGTCGGCGGTCGGTCTGACCGCGGACGAGTACCGGGCGCAGGACGTCGTATCGTCCGGGTGGACCGGGATGGCCGAGATCGAGGTCGGCACCGAGCAGGTCGACACCTTGTTCCACACCGGCCTGATCGACTCCGATGTGGCCCGGGATCTGCCCTGCCACACCGGCGTCAAGCTGATCACGCCGACCGGGTCGGCCCTGGGACGGGTCACCTCCGGCAAGCAGATCCGGTTGGTCCGCGGCGAGAAGGAGGCGTTCGGCCTCCGGGGAAGGTCGGCCGAACAGCGCATCGCCCTGGATCTGCTCATGGACGACGAGGTCGGCATCGTCTCGCTCGGCGGTCGGGCCGGCACCGGCAAGTCCGCGCTCGCCCTGTGCGCCGGACTCGACCTGGTGATGGAGCGTCGCGCGCACCGCAAAGTGGTCGTCTTCCGACCGCTCTACGCGGTCGGGGGCCAGGAGCTGGGCTACCTGCCGGGCAGCGAGAACGACAAGATGCAGCCGTGGGCCCAGGCTGTGTTCGACACCCTCTCGGCCATCGCCTCGCCGGCCGTGGTGGAGGAGGTGATCGCGCGGGGGATGCTGGAGGTGCTGCCGCTCACCCACATCCGGGGGCGGTCTTTGCACGACTCCTTCGTCATCGTCGACGAGGCCCAGTCGCTGGAGCGCAACGTGCTACTCACCGTGCTGTCCCGGCTCGGGTCCAACTCGCGGGTCGTGCTGACCCATGACGTCGCCCAGCGGGACAACCTTCTGGTCGGGCGACACGACGGAATCGCAGCCGTGATCGAGGCGCTGAAGGGACACCCGCTGTTCGCGCACGTCACGCTGACCAGATCCGAACGATCCCCTATTGCGGCGCTGGTCACGGAGCTGCTGGAGTTCCCGGAGCTTGCGTGA
- a CDS encoding sensor histidine kinase: protein MSAPVPVRARWGLRARLILLVVAVSAIGLVAVDVVLPLSVRASLLTDRDATLTSAVKAIVVSGRTSTNALTQAASSTPLSGEVGWSIVSAGGIAKVILPPTRDRTGNPAIGSEPPTNEPATVGDADGGPTRYRIFAAQGTDGLGNTAYLVAWVGLDDVSGTVRSLILLELLVSIGLLVLLGFIASLIIRRELKPLEIMANTADDIADGDLDRRVTPGDPSTEIGRLGTAFNGMLDGIGGLLDEQQRNEARLRQFVADASHELRTPVAAVRGYSELYKAGMLPDEAAVARAMDRMGFEARRMGGLVEDLLTLIKADAEQPREHEPVDLAQLLVGVVDDAAVIDSSRTWRLVGATRPTVVVGDRLRLHQLFANLLSNVRTHTPPGTTATVSVLPGHDEVAVTVTDDGPGVSPEALPRLFDRFFREDESRSRENGGSGLGLSIVAAIVRSHGGRILAANAPGGGLTMTVVLPRPVGTAAVAGMPADAPVGVTTGPIDLSQLNPSRADGAAPAHERPAAGDHHGAPAPPTPVPTAET from the coding sequence ATGTCCGCGCCGGTTCCCGTTCGGGCCCGTTGGGGACTACGGGCCCGATTGATCCTCCTGGTCGTGGCCGTGTCGGCCATCGGCCTGGTCGCGGTGGACGTCGTACTGCCGTTGAGTGTCCGGGCCTCGTTGCTCACGGATCGGGACGCCACCCTGACCAGCGCCGTCAAGGCGATCGTGGTCAGCGGCCGAACGTCGACCAACGCCCTGACCCAGGCCGCCTCGTCGACCCCGCTCAGCGGCGAGGTCGGCTGGTCGATCGTGTCGGCCGGCGGAATCGCCAAGGTGATCCTGCCCCCGACACGGGACCGGACCGGCAATCCGGCGATCGGCAGCGAACCGCCGACGAACGAGCCGGCAACCGTCGGGGACGCCGACGGTGGGCCGACCCGCTACCGGATCTTCGCCGCCCAGGGCACCGACGGGTTGGGGAACACCGCCTACCTGGTGGCCTGGGTCGGCCTCGACGACGTGTCGGGAACGGTGCGCAGCCTGATCCTGCTGGAGCTGCTGGTGTCGATCGGCCTGCTGGTACTGCTGGGCTTCATCGCCAGCCTGATCATCCGCCGCGAGCTCAAGCCGCTGGAGATCATGGCCAACACGGCCGACGACATCGCCGACGGCGATCTTGACCGTCGCGTCACTCCGGGCGACCCGAGTACCGAGATCGGCCGGCTGGGGACGGCGTTCAACGGCATGCTGGACGGTATCGGGGGCCTGCTGGATGAGCAGCAACGCAACGAGGCACGTCTGCGGCAGTTCGTCGCCGACGCCTCGCACGAGTTGCGCACCCCGGTGGCCGCGGTGCGGGGCTACTCCGAGCTCTACAAGGCCGGGATGCTGCCCGACGAGGCCGCGGTGGCCAGGGCCATGGACCGAATGGGATTCGAGGCCCGGCGGATGGGCGGTCTGGTCGAAGATCTGCTCACGTTGATCAAGGCCGACGCCGAGCAGCCCCGCGAGCACGAGCCGGTCGACCTGGCGCAACTGCTGGTGGGTGTGGTCGACGACGCCGCCGTCATCGATTCCAGCCGCACCTGGCGGCTGGTCGGGGCGACCCGGCCCACCGTGGTGGTCGGTGACCGGTTGCGACTGCACCAGCTCTTCGCCAACCTGCTCTCCAACGTGCGGACTCACACCCCGCCCGGCACCACGGCCACGGTGTCGGTACTGCCGGGACACGACGAGGTGGCCGTGACCGTGACCGACGACGGACCAGGGGTGTCGCCCGAGGCGCTGCCCCGGTTGTTCGACCGGTTCTTCCGGGAGGACGAGTCGCGGTCGCGGGAGAACGGCGGCAGCGGGCTGGGTCTGTCGATCGTGGCGGCCATCGTCCGGTCCCACGGCGGCCGGATACTGGCCGCCAACGCGCCCGGTGGCGGCCTGACCATGACCGTGGTGCTGCCCAGGCCGGTCGGTACGGCGGCGGTGGCCGGGATGCCGGCCGACGCGCCGGTCGGCGTCACCACCGGCCCCATCGATCTGTCCCAGCTGAACCCGTCCAGGGCCGACGGGGCGGCTCCCGCTCACGAGCGTCCCGCGGCCGGCGACCACCACGGTGCGCCGGCTCCGCCGACGCCGGTGCCCACGGCTGAAACCTGA
- a CDS encoding response regulator transcription factor codes for MTGQSKLLVVDDEPSLQDIVATSMRFLGYDVSVASSGREAVRVATDVRPDLIILDIMLPDFDGLEVMRRLRAAGIDAGVVFLSARDTPADKIAGLSAGGDDYVTKPFGLEELAARVSAVLRRVRPDLATDGVLKVADLELDPETYQVTRAGVPIELAPTEYKMLRHLMINANVVLSRQQLLDAVWGTDFYGDDSVVATYISYLRRKVDATGEPLIHTHRGFGYVLRVPKR; via the coding sequence ATGACGGGGCAGTCGAAGTTGCTGGTCGTGGATGACGAGCCGTCCCTGCAGGACATCGTGGCCACGTCGATGCGTTTCCTCGGGTACGACGTCAGCGTCGCCTCCAGCGGCCGCGAAGCCGTGCGGGTGGCCACCGACGTGCGGCCCGACCTGATCATCCTGGACATCATGCTCCCCGATTTCGACGGCCTGGAGGTGATGCGCCGGCTGCGCGCGGCCGGGATCGACGCCGGCGTGGTCTTCCTGTCGGCCCGGGACACCCCGGCCGACAAGATCGCCGGGCTGTCGGCCGGCGGCGACGACTACGTGACCAAGCCGTTCGGGCTGGAGGAGCTGGCCGCTCGGGTCAGCGCGGTCCTGCGCCGCGTCCGCCCGGACCTGGCCACCGACGGGGTGCTCAAGGTCGCCGACCTGGAACTGGACCCGGAGACCTACCAGGTGACGCGGGCCGGAGTGCCGATCGAACTGGCGCCCACCGAGTACAAGATGCTCCGCCACCTGATGATCAACGCCAACGTGGTGCTCTCCCGCCAGCAGTTGCTGGACGCGGTCTGGGGCACCGACTTCTACGGTGACGACTCGGTCGTGGCGACCTACATCTCGTACCTGCGGCGCAAGGTGGACGCCACCGGCGAGCCGCTGATCCACACCCACCGCGGCTTCGGTTACGTGCTGCGGGTCCCGAAGCGCTGA
- a CDS encoding DMT family transporter, with protein sequence MNLASFGILLVAVALAATGQLMLKNGMNLAKTNSAESGRSMILVAATSPWILGGLVIFGVSAVAWLVTLSRVPLSVAYPFNAVGFVAILVASSIILGERTNLWTWAGTLLVVSGLIVVVTTAPSH encoded by the coding sequence ATGAATCTCGCCAGTTTCGGAATCCTGCTGGTGGCCGTGGCCCTGGCCGCGACCGGTCAGCTGATGCTGAAGAACGGGATGAACCTGGCCAAGACCAACTCCGCCGAGAGCGGCCGGTCGATGATCCTGGTCGCCGCCACCTCGCCGTGGATCCTCGGCGGCCTGGTGATCTTCGGTGTCTCGGCGGTGGCCTGGTTGGTCACCCTGTCCCGGGTACCGCTCAGCGTGGCCTACCCGTTCAACGCCGTCGGCTTCGTGGCCATCCTGGTGGCCAGCTCGATCATCCTGGGCGAGCGCACCAATCTCTGGACCTGGGCCGGCACGCTGTTGGTGGTCAGCGGTTTGATCGTGGTGGTGACCACGGCGCCGTCCCACTGA